In one Burkholderiales bacterium GJ-E10 genomic region, the following are encoded:
- a CDS encoding UPF0114 protein Pcryo_1788 → MLKSSERIVESVLFGSRWLLAPFFVGLIAAIGLLLFKFGKVLFGLIAHAATLGSNDVVVGVLNLVDVTLMANLLIIVILAGYESSVSRFEEAAHDERLGWMGQVAFSDLKLKVIGSIIAISVVELLRIFLTLNGADLALLKWRLLIHLTIVVSGLLFAAMERLGSRSEH, encoded by the coding sequence ATGCTGAAATCGTCCGAGCGGATCGTCGAATCCGTACTGTTCGGCAGTCGATGGCTGCTGGCTCCGTTCTTCGTCGGCCTGATCGCTGCCATCGGCCTGCTGCTGTTCAAGTTCGGCAAGGTGCTGTTCGGTCTGATCGCGCATGCCGCTACCCTCGGCAGCAACGACGTCGTCGTCGGCGTCCTGAATCTGGTCGACGTGACGCTGATGGCGAACCTGCTGATCATCGTGATCCTTGCCGGCTATGAAAGCTCGGTATCGCGGTTCGAAGAGGCCGCGCATGACGAACGATTGGGGTGGATGGGCCAGGTCGCCTTCTCGGATCTGAAGCTCAAGGTGATCGGTTCGATCATCGCGATCTCCGTGGTCGAACTCCTGCGCATTTTTCTGACGCTGAACGGTGCGGACCTCGCGCTGCTCAAGTGGCGCCTGCTGATCCATCTGACCATCGTCGTGTCCGGCCTGCTGTTTGCCGCGATGGAACGATTGGGAAGCCGCTCGGAGCACTAA
- a CDS encoding transcriptional regulator, TetR family protein has protein sequence MSEPASTEPCQKKCSGGRPCREDAEARHLRMLDVAQEIFLTQGYAETTLDRVACEAGVAKKTLYEHFGDKAGLFAAVMQRLRREWTAVLHDIAIEPADLQGALQRVAEHLLEVGTRSDMLALHRLLLVEARRFPELVNGACTEDGARADMAPLAEVFRRVVRDGLLDLDDVDLAAEQFVYLVLGGVRARMLRGVCVRPDADARARIARQAVQIFLQGSVRNRAAPDSRMR, from the coding sequence ATGAGCGAACCGGCCTCAACCGAGCCTTGCCAGAAGAAATGTTCCGGCGGACGCCCCTGCCGCGAAGACGCGGAGGCGCGGCATCTGCGCATGCTCGACGTCGCGCAGGAGATTTTTCTCACCCAGGGCTATGCCGAGACGACGCTCGACCGCGTCGCCTGCGAGGCGGGGGTCGCGAAGAAGACGCTCTATGAGCATTTCGGCGACAAGGCAGGATTGTTCGCCGCCGTCATGCAGCGCCTGCGCCGGGAGTGGACCGCTGTTCTGCACGACATCGCCATCGAACCGGCGGATCTGCAGGGGGCGTTGCAGCGCGTGGCGGAACACCTGCTCGAGGTCGGAACGCGCAGCGACATGCTGGCGCTGCACCGGCTGTTGCTGGTCGAAGCGCGCCGATTTCCGGAGTTGGTCAACGGCGCCTGCACCGAGGACGGTGCGCGCGCCGACATGGCACCGCTGGCGGAGGTTTTCCGGCGCGTCGTTCGGGACGGTTTGCTCGATCTGGACGACGTCGACCTTGCGGCGGAGCAGTTCGTCTATCTGGTGCTGGGCGGAGTGCGGGCGCGCATGCTGCGTGGCGTCTGTGTCCGACCCGATGCGGACGCCCGCGCCCGCATTGCCCGGCAGGCGGTGCAGATTTTTTTGCAGGGCAGCGTGCGCAACAGGGCGGCTCCCGATTCGAGGATGCGTTGA
- a CDS encoding Ynd, which produces MVGNSRYQVIKRLQADLPRGAPFDLTTLAPIGVSPQLAASYVEGGWLVRLAQGVYAFPNDDFGAYGALKFLQQRVHGLHVGGKSALALQGVRHNLGSRDMLVLWGNTRFALPAWFTSRFSSRYVHARLFDWQDPALAEKSLVTPPGLPDGLRVSASERAVLEMLYEAGTKQSLEEARNIFDGFRSPRKEVLGRLLSCCTSVKTVRLFLTWARETEVVDVDDLLARHPLRTGSERRWMSRLADGTLLSLNPHG; this is translated from the coding sequence ATGGTTGGAAATTCAAGATACCAGGTAATCAAGCGACTGCAGGCGGATCTTCCTCGGGGAGCGCCGTTCGATCTGACCACTCTGGCACCGATCGGGGTGTCGCCCCAGCTTGCCGCGAGCTATGTCGAGGGTGGCTGGCTCGTCCGGCTGGCGCAAGGTGTGTACGCCTTTCCCAACGACGATTTTGGTGCCTACGGCGCCCTGAAATTCCTGCAGCAGCGCGTGCACGGCTTGCACGTAGGGGGCAAGAGTGCACTGGCTTTGCAGGGGGTGCGGCATAACCTGGGCAGCCGCGACATGCTGGTGTTGTGGGGGAATACGCGGTTTGCGCTACCGGCGTGGTTCACATCGCGATTCTCGTCCCGCTATGTCCACGCGCGCCTATTCGATTGGCAGGACCCCGCGCTGGCCGAGAAGAGCTTGGTCACGCCTCCGGGTTTGCCGGACGGCCTGCGCGTGTCGGCTTCCGAACGCGCTGTGCTGGAGATGCTTTACGAAGCCGGAACCAAACAGAGTCTGGAAGAGGCGCGCAACATCTTCGATGGATTTCGTTCGCCGCGAAAGGAAGTGCTGGGGCGGTTGCTGTCGTGTTGCACGAGCGTGAAGACCGTGCGCCTCTTCCTTACTTGGGCACGTGAGACCGAGGTGGTGGATGTCGATGATCTGCTGGCGCGACATCCTCTGCGCACCGGCAGCGAAAGGCGCTGGATGAGCCGCCTCGCTGATGGCACCTTGCTGAGCCTGAATCCTCATGGATAA
- a CDS encoding flagellar protein FliS, with amino-acid sequence MTTQKPSFLEVLSIIVMAAPIVLVPAAFVAFEESILRAQTIVTGLEWTLAASGIALALRALRNYAPERTDVEHYGSQAV; translated from the coding sequence ATGACGACCCAAAAGCCGAGCTTCCTGGAAGTCCTCTCGATCATCGTGATGGCCGCTCCCATCGTACTGGTGCCTGCCGCCTTCGTCGCATTCGAGGAATCGATCCTCCGCGCGCAGACCATCGTGACCGGACTGGAATGGACCCTTGCCGCCAGCGGCATCGCCCTGGCCCTGCGGGCGCTGCGCAACTACGCGCCGGAAAGGACCGACGTCGAGCACTACGGGTCTCAAGCAGTCTAA
- a CDS encoding RND family hydrophobe/amphiphile efflux pump, with translation MPSFFIQRPIFAWVIAILIILFGAISLRTMGVDSYPNIAPPQVTVTANYPGASAATMEATVTQVIEQQLTGIDNLLYFSSTSGSNGQTVITLTFATGTNPDIAQVQVQNKVNLAAPLLPAQVIQEGITVAKATPDILLFIGLQSNNPAIDDKRLADIMASEIQPEIARVNGVGNTFLLGSEYAVRIWLDPDKLQAYGLSTTQVLNAVNAQDGQFAAGAIGSDPAVKGQEFTATVSGDTLFSSLDQFRNVILRADRNGTTVRLRDVARISFGAQSYGTATNFDGKAAGGMGVFLSPGANALSVASAVKAEMATLARSLPEGVKWSVPYDTTPFITASMKEVLFTLAEAIVLVFLVMLVFLQNLRATLIPTLVIPVALLGTFIGLSLLHYTINQLTLFGMVLAIGIVVDDAIVVIENVERIMTAERLDPKEATRKAMRQITGAIIAITLVLTAVFVPSALQPGATGIIYAQFALTIAISMAFSAFLALSFTPALCGALLKPEHHEGRNVVFRWFDRAYNGAAHGYEGHVGRAVRHAPRWMVLFALVTVLAGFLYTRMPTSFVPDEDQGFVLVLVNLPPGATLQRTDQVLAEMRHALLHSPVAKDIAGVFQPEGFSFVGSSENVGMAFIKLKDWDARAETAMQLIPRINGILMTIPDARMFAVNLPTIRGLSRFGGIDLYLLARTGQSHQQLNGAAQTLVADAAKNPMLYQVRENALPPAPQLDIALDRQQAASMGLSLADVYATIEAEMAPFYVNQMAYGGRIKRVFIQDDAKYRMGLDALRHLYTPAGGATAAAATGGVSGTAPVDPSAANTAISPYDMVPLSSVIKANWGVGPILLQRYNGYPAVEVVGNPRPGYTTGQAMQAVQNIVDQALPPGYGADWTGQSYQELLSGSSTSALLGLSILVVFLCLAALYESWSIPVAVLLVVPMGLLGMLTFCLLRDFPNDIYFKIGLVTVIGLAAKNAILIVEFAVQRQAEGISLLDAVVHAARLRLRPILMTSFAFILGVLPLVLSTGAGAVARHEIGTGVIGGMLFATVFGLLLIPVFYVTVRRLVGDRT, from the coding sequence GTGCCAAGTTTCTTTATCCAGCGTCCCATCTTCGCCTGGGTGATCGCCATTCTGATCATCCTGTTCGGTGCCATCTCCCTGCGGACGATGGGCGTCGACTCGTATCCGAACATCGCGCCGCCGCAGGTGACGGTCACCGCCAACTACCCGGGGGCGAGCGCCGCAACCATGGAGGCGACGGTCACCCAGGTCATCGAGCAGCAGCTCACCGGAATCGACAACCTGCTGTACTTCAGCTCGACCTCGGGCTCCAACGGCCAGACGGTCATCACCCTGACCTTCGCCACCGGCACCAATCCCGACATCGCCCAGGTCCAGGTGCAGAACAAGGTCAACCTGGCCGCGCCGCTGCTGCCCGCCCAGGTCATCCAGGAGGGCATCACGGTCGCGAAGGCGACGCCCGACATCCTGCTGTTCATCGGCTTGCAGTCGAACAATCCGGCGATCGACGACAAGCGGCTCGCCGACATCATGGCATCGGAGATCCAGCCGGAGATCGCGCGCGTCAACGGCGTCGGCAACACATTCCTGCTGGGCTCCGAGTACGCAGTGCGCATCTGGCTCGACCCGGACAAGCTGCAGGCCTACGGACTGTCGACGACCCAGGTGCTCAACGCGGTCAATGCGCAGGACGGGCAATTCGCGGCCGGTGCCATCGGCTCGGACCCGGCGGTGAAGGGCCAGGAGTTCACGGCGACGGTCTCCGGAGACACGCTGTTCTCGTCGCTCGACCAGTTCCGCAACGTCATCCTGCGGGCCGATCGCAACGGCACGACGGTCCGGTTGCGCGATGTCGCGCGCATTTCGTTCGGCGCCCAGAGCTACGGCACGGCGACGAATTTCGACGGCAAGGCGGCGGGCGGCATGGGCGTATTCCTGTCGCCGGGGGCGAACGCGCTGTCGGTCGCATCGGCGGTGAAAGCCGAGATGGCGACCCTCGCGCGCAGCCTGCCCGAGGGGGTGAAATGGTCGGTGCCGTATGACACGACGCCGTTCATCACCGCATCGATGAAGGAGGTCCTGTTCACGCTCGCTGAGGCGATCGTGCTGGTGTTCCTGGTGATGCTGGTGTTTCTGCAGAACCTGCGCGCGACCCTGATCCCGACCCTGGTGATCCCGGTCGCGCTGCTTGGCACCTTCATCGGGCTGTCGCTCTTGCACTACACGATCAACCAGCTCACGCTGTTCGGCATGGTGCTGGCCATCGGCATCGTCGTCGACGATGCGATCGTCGTCATCGAGAACGTCGAGCGCATCATGACCGCGGAGCGCCTCGATCCCAAGGAGGCGACGCGCAAGGCGATGCGCCAGATCACCGGGGCAATCATCGCGATCACCCTCGTGCTGACGGCAGTGTTCGTACCGTCCGCGCTGCAACCCGGTGCCACCGGGATCATCTATGCGCAGTTCGCATTGACCATCGCGATTTCGATGGCATTTTCGGCGTTTCTGGCCCTGTCGTTCACGCCGGCGCTATGCGGGGCGCTGCTCAAGCCCGAGCACCACGAGGGGCGCAATGTGGTGTTCCGCTGGTTCGACCGCGCCTACAACGGTGCGGCGCATGGCTATGAGGGACACGTCGGCCGGGCGGTTCGGCACGCCCCGCGCTGGATGGTGCTGTTCGCGCTGGTGACCGTGCTGGCGGGATTCCTGTACACGCGGATGCCGACCAGCTTCGTGCCGGACGAAGATCAGGGTTTCGTGCTCGTGCTGGTCAATCTGCCGCCCGGGGCGACCTTGCAGCGCACCGATCAGGTCCTGGCGGAGATGCGGCATGCGCTGCTGCACAGCCCCGTCGCGAAGGATATCGCGGGCGTGTTCCAGCCGGAGGGATTCAGCTTCGTCGGTTCGAGCGAAAACGTCGGCATGGCGTTCATCAAGCTCAAGGACTGGGATGCGCGCGCCGAAACGGCGATGCAGTTGATCCCGCGGATCAACGGGATCCTGATGACGATCCCGGACGCCCGCATGTTCGCGGTCAATCTGCCGACGATCCGCGGGCTGAGCCGGTTCGGCGGGATCGACCTGTATCTGCTGGCACGCACCGGGCAGTCGCACCAGCAGCTCAACGGGGCGGCGCAAACCCTGGTCGCCGACGCCGCCAAGAATCCGATGCTCTATCAGGTTCGTGAGAATGCGCTCCCGCCCGCGCCGCAGCTCGACATCGCGCTCGACCGCCAGCAGGCGGCATCGATGGGCTTGTCGCTCGCCGACGTCTACGCCACCATCGAAGCCGAGATGGCGCCGTTCTATGTCAACCAGATGGCCTATGGCGGGCGGATCAAACGGGTATTCATCCAGGACGATGCGAAGTATCGGATGGGGCTCGATGCGCTGCGGCATCTCTACACGCCGGCGGGCGGTGCGACCGCGGCCGCGGCGACGGGAGGGGTGTCCGGTACCGCGCCGGTCGATCCGTCGGCAGCCAATACCGCGATCAGCCCGTACGACATGGTTCCGCTGTCCAGCGTGATCAAGGCCAACTGGGGCGTCGGCCCGATTCTGCTGCAGCGCTACAACGGCTATCCGGCGGTCGAGGTCGTCGGCAACCCCCGGCCCGGCTATACCACCGGCCAGGCGATGCAGGCCGTGCAGAACATCGTCGACCAGGCACTGCCGCCGGGCTATGGCGCGGACTGGACCGGTCAGTCGTATCAGGAACTGTTGAGCGGAAGTTCGACGTCGGCGCTGCTGGGGCTGTCGATTCTGGTCGTATTCCTGTGTCTGGCGGCGTTGTACGAGAGCTGGTCGATTCCCGTCGCAGTCCTGCTGGTCGTCCCGATGGGGCTGCTGGGCATGCTCACGTTCTGCCTGCTGCGCGATTTCCCGAACGACATCTATTTCAAGATCGGGCTCGTGACGGTGATCGGTCTCGCGGCCAAGAACGCCATCCTGATCGTCGAGTTCGCGGTGCAGCGGCAGGCGGAGGGCATATCGCTGCTCGATGCCGTCGTTCACGCGGCGCGGCTGCGCTTGCGTCCGATCCTGATGACCTCGTTCGCGTTCATCCTCGGTGTGCTGCCCCTGGTGCTGTCGACCGGCGCCGGGGCCGTGGCGCGGCATGAGATCGGCACCGGCGTCATCGGCGGGATGCTGTTCGCCACCGTGTTCGGCCTGCTGCTGATTCCGGTGTTCTATGTGACCGTACGCCGACTGGTGGGTGACCGGACTTGA
- a CDS encoding Ync → MDKHYADTVRLLLAVAPEVFANDIFAMKGGTAINLFVQDMPRLSVDIDVVYRPWQVRREDALNAINGELAAIARRVAPLGVQTRLVRSRDFGDTKLTVERDESQVKIEVNVVFRGTVLPVERKPLNPKTSDLFSVEFEAPILARDELYASKLVAALDRQHPRDLFDVWQLYQSGGLSNGMVECFVLYLAGHNRPPHEVLFGNDKDIVQEYERAFVGMTEVDCPLQTLLETRVRLRQEVLRRLTAGQKRFLSGLVRMEPDWALLQCRHAAELPALRWKLANLASFRNRRPADFLAQVEALDAGLAQT, encoded by the coding sequence ATGGATAAGCACTACGCGGATACGGTACGTCTGTTGCTGGCTGTCGCGCCTGAGGTGTTCGCCAATGACATCTTCGCGATGAAAGGCGGGACGGCGATCAACCTGTTCGTGCAGGATATGCCCCGTCTGTCGGTGGACATCGACGTGGTATACCGCCCCTGGCAGGTACGGCGCGAGGATGCGTTGAATGCGATCAACGGCGAGTTGGCCGCAATCGCACGGCGCGTCGCGCCGCTCGGCGTACAGACGCGCCTCGTCCGCAGCAGGGATTTCGGCGACACCAAGTTGACCGTGGAGCGTGACGAAAGCCAGGTCAAGATCGAAGTGAACGTGGTCTTCCGCGGCACGGTATTGCCGGTCGAACGAAAACCGTTGAACCCAAAAACCAGCGATCTCTTCAGCGTCGAGTTTGAGGCGCCGATTCTTGCGCGTGACGAACTGTATGCTAGCAAGCTGGTGGCTGCCCTGGATCGGCAGCATCCGCGCGACCTGTTCGACGTGTGGCAGCTCTATCAATCGGGCGGCCTCAGCAATGGCATGGTCGAGTGTTTCGTACTCTATCTGGCTGGACACAATCGGCCTCCGCACGAGGTGCTGTTCGGCAATGACAAAGACATCGTCCAAGAGTACGAGCGCGCTTTCGTCGGCATGACCGAAGTGGACTGTCCGTTGCAGACGCTGCTGGAGACCCGTGTCCGGTTGCGGCAGGAGGTGTTGCGACGGTTGACCGCAGGCCAGAAGCGTTTCCTGAGTGGATTGGTGCGCATGGAGCCCGACTGGGCGCTGTTGCAATGCCGGCATGCTGCCGAATTGCCGGCGTTGCGTTGGAAGCTCGCGAATCTGGCATCCTTCCGCAATCGGCGTCCGGCAGATTTTCTTGCGCAAGTAGAAGCGCTCGATGCAGGCCTTGCTCAAACCTGA
- a CDS encoding alkylphosphonate utilization operon protein PhnA, giving the protein MSDFPACPQCGSGFTYEDGSLYVCPECGHEWDKSGPSAAGPDAGGDAPREVRDAVGNLLQDGDTVTVIKDLKVKGSSLVVKVGTKVKNIRLIEGDHDIDCKIDGIGAMQLKSQFVKKA; this is encoded by the coding sequence ATGAGCGATTTTCCCGCGTGTCCGCAATGCGGTTCCGGATTCACCTATGAGGACGGAAGCCTGTATGTCTGCCCCGAGTGCGGGCATGAATGGGACAAGAGCGGCCCGTCGGCCGCGGGTCCGGATGCCGGCGGCGATGCGCCGCGCGAGGTTCGCGATGCGGTCGGCAATCTCCTGCAGGACGGCGATACGGTGACCGTGATCAAGGACCTGAAGGTCAAGGGATCGTCGCTGGTCGTCAAGGTCGGCACGAAGGTGAAGAACATCCGCCTCATCGAGGGCGATCACGACATCGACTGCAAGATCGACGGGATCGGGGCGATGCAGCTCAAATCCCAGTTCGTGAAAAAGGCCTGA
- a CDS encoding RND efflux system membrane fusion protein, translated as MKWFVSLVVALGLLAGCSKHAPPPARPPQMVYTVQVTRQGAALERQFVGRVSAYQSANVVARVSGVLLDRTYREGRPVRRGQLLFRIDPAYYKAQLDNDLAVLAEDRATLANANVTARRDHALLPIGSVSQQTVDNADAAARSAAAKVQADEALVEAARVNLGYADVRAPISGIAGQQQVTTGAIVGSGTSDTGAGSTLLTTIEQIDRVYVNFTISAADLVALRHAQERGELALDGQGKAKVAIALPDESPYPQVGTLDFSGVRVNAATGAVDMRAIVRNPARMLLPGMYVRLRVDLGRQDGVYLVPQRALLRDASGAYVLVVGADGKVLRKAVVVGDSVGSDWVIRRGLTDGDRVIVSGVMWVRPGQHVVATAWQPKVPDASGTKH; from the coding sequence ATGAAATGGTTCGTTTCGTTGGTCGTAGCCCTCGGCCTGCTCGCAGGCTGCAGCAAACACGCGCCGCCGCCCGCGCGTCCGCCGCAGATGGTCTACACCGTCCAGGTCACGCGGCAGGGTGCCGCGCTCGAGCGGCAATTCGTCGGACGCGTGTCGGCATATCAGAGTGCGAATGTCGTCGCGCGCGTATCCGGCGTGCTCCTCGATCGGACGTATCGGGAAGGCCGGCCGGTTCGTCGCGGGCAGTTGCTGTTCCGGATCGATCCGGCGTACTACAAGGCGCAGCTCGACAACGACCTGGCGGTGCTCGCCGAAGACCGTGCGACGCTGGCCAACGCCAACGTCACGGCGCGGCGCGACCATGCGCTGCTGCCGATCGGTTCGGTGTCGCAGCAGACCGTCGACAATGCCGATGCCGCGGCGCGCAGTGCGGCAGCCAAGGTGCAGGCCGACGAGGCGCTGGTCGAGGCCGCGCGCGTGAATCTGGGCTATGCGGATGTTCGCGCGCCGATCTCGGGCATCGCCGGGCAGCAGCAGGTGACCACCGGGGCCATCGTCGGCAGCGGAACCAGCGACACCGGCGCCGGCAGCACGCTGCTGACGACCATCGAGCAGATCGACCGGGTGTACGTGAACTTCACCATCAGCGCCGCGGATCTGGTCGCCCTGCGCCATGCGCAGGAGCGCGGCGAGCTGGCGCTGGACGGACAGGGCAAGGCCAAGGTGGCGATCGCGCTGCCGGATGAGTCGCCCTATCCGCAGGTCGGCACGCTCGATTTTTCCGGGGTGCGGGTCAATGCCGCCACCGGAGCGGTGGACATGCGCGCGATCGTGCGCAACCCGGCGCGGATGCTGTTGCCGGGCATGTACGTGCGGCTGCGGGTCGATCTCGGCCGCCAGGACGGCGTGTACCTGGTGCCGCAACGGGCGTTGTTGCGCGACGCGTCCGGGGCCTATGTCCTGGTGGTGGGTGCCGACGGGAAGGTGCTGCGCAAGGCGGTCGTCGTCGGCGATAGCGTGGGTAGCGACTGGGTGATCCGGCGGGGCCTGACCGACGGCGACCGGGTGATCGTCTCCGGGGTGATGTGGGTTCGCCCCGGACAGCATGTCGTCGCGACTGCGTGGCAGCCCAAGGTGCCCGACGCCTCGGGCACGAAACACTAG
- a CDS encoding RND efflux system, outer membrane lipoprotein, NodT family yields MASMGLDGMVAGRRGGAMRRAAAWVAVAAAFAGLAGCAVGPDYHRPAVAVPDHFKEGVIWQRARPGTDLALRDDWWRSYRDPVLDGLVVRALKANQSIAAAAASYRVAQATVRASAAAFYPTIGASAGQVRGGFGPGSPLIGILSGPSGATAGGSNPFGGGGGGAAFYNLASVMLTASWEPDLWGAVRRTVEAARASAQASDAQLAGVRLSIAASVASDYFALRQADADIAVLQGERDTDARIVRMTQAAVRVGASSQDTLRAAQDTLDAAVAALQSAQLAREQDEHAIAVLLGLAPAAFSLAPDPGYAFAVPAIPPVLPGPLLERRYDVVSAERTAAAANARIGVAKAAYFPNLTLNADGGFESGSFAHILSIANRVWTIGPSLAVTLFNGGARDAAMDSARASYDQAVANYRNTVVTAFQSVEDSLSSMRHLGVQATAQARILRRNERLYASARAQRQVGATSEQDLLSARVTLLQARQNRIDARAAWCESSVTLIKNLGGGWQADAAGASPAPVVAATQSGSHP; encoded by the coding sequence ATGGCGTCGATGGGTTTGGATGGGATGGTTGCGGGGCGGCGCGGGGGGGCGATGCGTCGCGCGGCGGCATGGGTGGCGGTTGCGGCCGCATTTGCCGGTCTGGCCGGCTGCGCGGTCGGCCCGGACTATCACCGGCCGGCGGTGGCGGTTCCCGACCATTTCAAGGAGGGCGTCATATGGCAGCGTGCCCGGCCGGGTACGGATCTGGCGCTGCGTGACGACTGGTGGCGGAGTTATCGCGACCCGGTACTCGACGGTCTCGTCGTGCGGGCGCTGAAGGCCAACCAGTCGATTGCCGCGGCGGCGGCGTCGTACCGCGTGGCGCAGGCGACTGTCCGCGCCAGCGCCGCGGCGTTCTATCCGACGATCGGTGCCAGCGCCGGCCAGGTGCGCGGCGGCTTCGGACCGGGATCACCCCTCATCGGGATCCTGAGCGGCCCCAGCGGTGCCACGGCGGGGGGATCCAATCCATTCGGCGGGGGAGGCGGCGGCGCCGCCTTCTACAACCTTGCGTCGGTGATGCTGACCGCGAGCTGGGAGCCGGATCTCTGGGGAGCCGTGCGCCGGACCGTCGAGGCGGCGCGCGCCAGCGCCCAGGCCAGCGATGCCCAGCTTGCCGGCGTGCGCTTGTCGATCGCGGCGAGCGTGGCGTCGGACTATTTTGCGCTGCGCCAGGCCGATGCCGACATCGCGGTGCTGCAAGGCGAGCGCGACACGGATGCGCGCATCGTGCGGATGACGCAGGCGGCGGTCCGCGTCGGCGCATCGTCGCAGGACACGCTGCGCGCGGCACAGGACACGCTCGATGCCGCCGTCGCCGCGCTGCAGAGCGCCCAGTTGGCGCGCGAGCAGGATGAACACGCCATCGCGGTGCTGCTGGGTCTGGCGCCGGCGGCGTTTTCGCTGGCCCCCGATCCCGGATATGCCTTCGCCGTGCCGGCGATTCCGCCGGTGCTGCCGGGACCGTTGCTGGAGCGGCGCTACGACGTCGTCAGCGCCGAACGCACCGCTGCGGCGGCCAATGCGCGGATCGGGGTCGCCAAGGCTGCGTACTTCCCGAACCTCACGCTGAACGCCGACGGCGGTTTCGAAAGTGGTTCCTTCGCGCACATCCTGTCGATTGCCAACCGGGTCTGGACGATCGGGCCGAGCCTCGCCGTGACGCTCTTCAACGGCGGGGCGCGCGATGCCGCGATGGACTCGGCACGCGCCAGCTACGACCAGGCGGTTGCGAACTACCGCAATACCGTCGTCACGGCGTTCCAGAGCGTCGAGGATTCGCTCTCGTCGATGCGTCATCTGGGTGTCCAGGCGACCGCCCAGGCGCGCATCCTGCGTCGCAACGAGCGCCTCTATGCCAGCGCGCGCGCGCAGCGGCAGGTCGGCGCGACGAGCGAGCAGGATCTGCTGTCGGCGCGGGTCACGCTGCTGCAGGCGCGGCAGAACCGCATCGACGCGCGCGCGGCCTGGTGCGAAAGCAGTGTCACGCTGATCAAGAACTTGGGCGGCGGGTGGCAGGCGGATGCGGCGGGCGCATCGCCGGCGCCGGTCGTCGCCGCAACGCAATCCGGGAGTCATCCATGA